The Flavobacterium psychrophilum genome includes a region encoding these proteins:
- a CDS encoding TonB-dependent receptor, whose product MKSQKEARNRYNLIVDKVTGIKIENTLNEIVISNYHINDSLLNAPASISILSTADLQRNNLSDISPVLNTVAGVFMQSGGINTNRISIRGIGARTPYGTNKIRAFYGSIPLTSGDSETTIEDIDLEIIDQVEIIKGPLSSLYGAGLGGALLLKPKLASARGSRAAVSTTHGSFGLMKNTISYGLNTETASLNLSYHKLETDGYRKNSAYNREGVTLAGELFRAQNSKLTYFGNYTYLKAYIPSSISKQMFENNPRGAAPTWAASKGYERYNSYLGGLAYDWKVANWLSNSTSVFINTKENYEPRPFDILTQNTTAYGARTQFFGDFKLGNIKTELITGLEYFKDGFKGGTYENLYEDNNGNGSLEGARLTGTEQKRDFINAFAQLRFQLSKKFEVQAGVNYNKTNFELDNTYPAETTSSEEYSYNGIWSSQLSVLFKPSILQTIYASVSRGFSLPSIEETLTADGTINPNIKPENGYNFEVGGKFYFLNRNLYAEVSLYRMQINDLLVAQRVGDDQYVGINAGETLHQGIEASINYRWQLNRTFMLQPYATASIGDYEFKKFVNNDVDYSGNRLTGVPANKVNAGLAVETNFGLYLSSDFYYVDNIPLNDANSAYAKSYSLLNMKTGYRLELFKGFTSHISAGINNVGNTHYAGMVLVNATGINGAPPRYYYPGMPINYYGNVSFSYNF is encoded by the coding sequence GTGAAGTCACAGAAGGAAGCTAGAAACAGATACAATCTAATAGTGGATAAAGTAACGGGGATAAAAATTGAAAACACATTAAATGAAATTGTCATAAGTAATTACCATATTAATGACAGCCTGCTAAATGCCCCTGCATCAATTAGCATACTCTCGACTGCCGACTTACAGCGCAATAACCTGTCTGATATTTCTCCCGTACTAAATACCGTTGCCGGTGTTTTTATGCAATCGGGCGGTATTAACACCAACAGGATATCTATTCGTGGTATTGGCGCACGAACACCCTACGGAACCAATAAAATAAGGGCTTTTTACGGAAGTATTCCTCTTACATCGGGAGATAGTGAAACGACTATTGAAGATATCGATCTTGAAATTATAGACCAGGTCGAAATTATAAAAGGGCCATTATCGAGCCTATATGGCGCAGGACTCGGCGGGGCACTATTGCTGAAACCAAAATTAGCTTCAGCTAGAGGAAGCCGCGCAGCCGTAAGCACTACACATGGGTCTTTCGGGTTGATGAAAAACACCATTAGCTATGGATTAAATACCGAAACCGCAAGCCTTAACCTTAGCTATCATAAGTTAGAAACTGATGGTTACCGAAAAAACAGTGCCTACAACCGCGAAGGCGTTACCCTTGCTGGCGAATTATTCAGAGCCCAGAACAGCAAACTTACCTACTTTGGAAATTACACCTACCTGAAAGCTTATATTCCAAGCAGTATAAGCAAACAAATGTTTGAAAATAATCCGCGTGGGGCAGCACCAACATGGGCGGCATCCAAAGGATATGAGCGATACAATTCTTACCTGGGCGGATTGGCATACGATTGGAAAGTTGCAAACTGGCTAAGCAATTCGACCTCTGTTTTTATCAATACCAAAGAGAATTACGAACCGCGTCCGTTTGACATTTTAACCCAAAACACGACCGCATACGGAGCACGCACGCAATTTTTTGGTGATTTTAAACTTGGCAACATTAAAACCGAACTTATTACCGGACTTGAATATTTTAAGGATGGATTTAAAGGCGGCACCTATGAAAACCTTTACGAAGACAACAACGGAAACGGCTCCCTTGAAGGCGCAAGGCTTACAGGAACCGAGCAGAAACGCGACTTTATAAATGCATTTGCACAACTAAGGTTTCAGTTATCTAAAAAATTCGAAGTTCAGGCAGGCGTAAATTATAACAAAACGAATTTTGAACTGGATAACACCTATCCTGCTGAAACAACCTCATCTGAAGAATATAGTTATAATGGTATTTGGTCGTCACAGTTATCGGTATTATTTAAGCCTTCAATACTGCAAACTATTTATGCATCAGTAAGCCGTGGGTTCTCGTTACCATCTATAGAAGAAACCCTTACTGCAGACGGCACTATAAACCCTAACATTAAACCTGAAAATGGCTATAATTTTGAAGTTGGTGGAAAATTCTATTTCCTTAATAGAAACTTGTATGCAGAGGTATCATTATATCGTATGCAGATAAACGACCTGCTGGTAGCGCAACGTGTGGGCGATGATCAATACGTGGGCATTAATGCAGGTGAAACATTGCATCAGGGTATCGAGGCAAGTATCAATTACCGCTGGCAACTAAACCGTACTTTTATGCTTCAGCCCTACGCAACAGCTTCTATTGGCGATTATGAGTTTAAAAAGTTCGTCAATAACGATGTGGATTATTCCGGCAACAGGCTAACAGGCGTACCGGCTAATAAGGTAAACGCCGGACTCGCTGTTGAAACCAATTTTGGGTTATACCTGTCTTCCGATTTTTACTATGTAGACAATATTCCGCTTAATGATGCTAATTCGGCTTATGCTAAGAGCTATAGCCTCCTAAACATGAAAACCGGATATCGACTTGAATTATTTAAAGGATTTACTTCGCACATATCGGCAGGTATAAATAATGTTGGTAATACTCATTATGCAGGCATGGTACTCGTAAATGCGACAGGAATTAATGGTGCGCCTCCCAGATATTATTATCCCGGAATGCCTATAAATTATTACGGAAACGTTTCGTTTAGTTATAACTTTTAA
- a CDS encoding L-sorbosone dehydrogenase yields the protein MKTSIFSLSLLGLLALGSCKKEPSKEEKQEAKAEGSTTVKTAIGDLTLPAPFTTESVTKRSGMKDWPEGQTPKAPAGFTVTKFAGDLKNPRNTYIAPNGDIFVAESGTSGSADRITMFRDTNKDGTFETRAVFAEKLNQPYGMLVLKDYFYVANTDGLYRYPYKQGDTKLATDKAKKIVELPAGGYNNHWTRNLLANADGSKIFISVGSASNVAEHGIETEFRRANILEVNPDGTGERIYASGLRNPVGMDWNPANKELWTAVNERDELGDELVPDYITSVKEGGFYGWPYSYYGQIEDPRMKGQGKDLVAKAIVPDVPVGNHTASLGLTFYNKDAFPAQYRNGAFVGQHGSWNRSVLSGYKVLFVPFKDGKPSGKPQDFLTGFIADEKKAQAYGRPVDVTVMNDGSLLVNDDSGNTLWRVAASK from the coding sequence ATGAAAACATCTATATTTTCACTTTCACTACTCGGCCTTTTGGCACTTGGCTCATGCAAAAAAGAACCCTCTAAAGAAGAAAAACAAGAAGCAAAAGCAGAAGGCAGCACTACTGTAAAAACAGCTATTGGCGATCTTACACTGCCTGCTCCTTTCACGACAGAATCGGTAACAAAACGTAGCGGCATGAAAGACTGGCCGGAAGGGCAAACCCCAAAAGCTCCGGCAGGATTTACTGTTACCAAATTTGCAGGCGACCTAAAAAACCCACGTAACACATATATAGCACCTAACGGCGATATTTTTGTAGCCGAGTCGGGGACATCGGGTAGTGCAGACCGCATTACCATGTTTAGGGATACCAACAAAGACGGCACTTTTGAAACCCGTGCTGTTTTTGCAGAAAAGCTTAACCAGCCTTACGGTATGCTGGTACTTAAGGATTATTTTTATGTTGCTAATACCGATGGGCTTTACCGCTATCCGTATAAACAGGGTGACACAAAACTGGCAACCGATAAAGCTAAAAAAATAGTTGAGCTGCCTGCAGGTGGCTATAACAATCACTGGACGCGTAATCTTTTGGCAAATGCCGATGGATCTAAAATATTTATCTCGGTAGGCTCTGCGAGTAATGTTGCCGAGCATGGTATTGAAACAGAATTTCGCCGTGCGAATATTCTAGAAGTCAACCCTGACGGTACAGGTGAGCGCATTTATGCAAGCGGACTTCGTAATCCTGTGGGAATGGACTGGAATCCTGCCAATAAAGAATTATGGACAGCCGTTAACGAGCGTGATGAACTGGGCGATGAACTTGTTCCCGATTATATTACAAGCGTTAAAGAAGGTGGTTTCTACGGATGGCCGTATTCTTACTACGGACAAATTGAAGACCCACGCATGAAAGGACAGGGCAAAGATCTTGTCGCCAAAGCTATAGTTCCGGATGTACCAGTGGGTAATCACACCGCATCGTTAGGATTAACGTTTTACAACAAGGATGCATTTCCTGCACAATACAGAAACGGTGCTTTTGTTGGTCAGCACGGTTCGTGGAACAGATCGGTATTAAGCGGATATAAGGTATTGTTCGTTCCGTTTAAAGATGGCAAACCATCGGGTAAACCGCAGGATTTTTTAACCGGATTTATTGCCGATGAGAAAAAAGCACAGGCTTACGGTCGCCCTGTAGACGTTACAGTTATGAACGACGGATCTCTACTTGTAAATGACGACAGCGGCAACACGTTATGGAGAGTGGCTGCCAGCAAATAA
- a CDS encoding hypoxanthine phosphoribosyltransferase: MIQLHDKHFVPFITAEDIDAVITKMARQAEEDFKGDIPVFIGVLNGSFMVVSDFVKKYTQPCEVSFVKLSSYEGTSTTNEVKQLIGLNQSLEGRSVVVIEDIVDTGNTVAELKKIFEGHNLKQLKIATLFFKPEAYKQDIALDYIGFEIPDKFIVGYGLDYDGLGRNLPEVYQVQQ; the protein is encoded by the coding sequence GTGATACAGCTTCACGACAAACATTTTGTGCCCTTTATAACCGCGGAAGATATTGATGCTGTTATAACTAAAATGGCACGCCAGGCAGAAGAAGATTTTAAAGGCGATATCCCTGTGTTTATAGGGGTACTTAACGGATCGTTCATGGTAGTGTCTGATTTTGTAAAGAAATATACACAGCCTTGCGAGGTAAGTTTTGTAAAGCTTTCTTCGTATGAGGGTACGTCAACCACAAACGAGGTAAAGCAGCTTATAGGGCTTAACCAGAGCCTTGAAGGCCGAAGTGTGGTAGTTATAGAAGATATAGTAGACACGGGTAATACCGTCGCAGAACTTAAAAAGATTTTTGAAGGGCATAACCTTAAGCAGCTTAAGATAGCAACATTGTTTTTTAAGCCTGAAGCTTACAAACAGGATATTGCTCTGGATTATATAGGTTTTGAAATTCCCGATAAATTTATAGTGGGCTATGGCCTTGACTATGACGGATTGGGGAGGAATTTACCGGAAGTTTATCAAGTACAACAATAA
- a CDS encoding adenylate kinase, whose product MINIVLFGKPGAGKGTQAEFLKTKYSLTHISTGDIFRYNIKNETPLGLEAKSFINKGELVPDALTIKMLQDEIEKNPDTKGFLFDGFPRTTEQADALDEFLKSKGWEVTATIALEADDEILVARLLERGKTSGRADDQDEALIRNRYQEYNEKTAPLIEYYKAQDKFHAVDGIGEISEITSRLSSVIDTL is encoded by the coding sequence ATGATCAATATTGTCCTATTCGGAAAGCCGGGTGCAGGAAAAGGCACACAGGCAGAGTTCTTAAAAACAAAATACAGCCTTACGCATATTTCTACCGGCGATATATTTCGCTACAACATTAAAAACGAAACGCCTCTTGGACTTGAAGCAAAATCTTTTATAAACAAAGGTGAGCTTGTACCTGATGCACTTACTATAAAAATGCTACAGGATGAAATTGAAAAGAATCCTGACACTAAAGGTTTCCTTTTTGACGGTTTTCCGCGTACTACAGAACAGGCAGATGCTCTTGATGAGTTTCTGAAATCTAAAGGCTGGGAAGTAACGGCTACTATTGCACTTGAAGCAGACGATGAAATATTGGTAGCACGCCTTCTTGAAAGAGGTAAAACAAGCGGAAGGGCAGACGACCAGGATGAAGCACTTATCCGTAACCGTTACCAGGAGTATAATGAAAAAACAGCTCCGCTTATTGAATATTACAAAGCTCAGGATAAATTCCACGCTGTTGATGGTATTGGTGAAATATCAGAAATTACAAGTCGATTAAGTTCAGTAATCGATACGCTCTAA
- a CDS encoding hemolysin, which yields MSEIALISARKNRLESAAKKGNASAQAALDLANSPNKFLSTVQIGITLIGILTGIYSGDKVTDDVKIFVEGFQVLKPYASNISVGIVVVILTFFSLVLGELLPKRLGLNYPETIAKTVALPMKYISIITAPFIWLLTSSTDFLLKILRIRPTADGKVTEEEIKAIIKEGTEGGEVQEIEHDIMERVFHIGDRKVNSLMTHRKSVAYLSTDANNGKIRETMLEELHSIYPVSEGSSLDDVIGVVLLKDIFANYDRTDFSLKEIVKEPVYLIEHTSAYKALEIFKNTKVHYAFVTDEYGVFQGIITLNDILEALVGDASDFYEDEFRLVANEDGTWLVDGHYPLHDFLTYFDLDDLTNEYEVTTVSGLVMTELSYIPKQGEKLAWNLYELEVVKMDGVKIDKVMVRSIKE from the coding sequence ATGTCTGAGATCGCATTAATTTCGGCAAGGAAAAACCGCCTTGAATCTGCAGCAAAAAAAGGAAACGCTAGCGCACAGGCTGCGCTGGACCTGGCAAATTCGCCAAACAAATTCCTTTCTACAGTACAGATAGGCATAACTTTAATAGGTATCTTAACAGGTATTTATTCGGGTGATAAAGTTACCGACGATGTTAAAATATTTGTAGAAGGTTTTCAGGTTTTAAAACCCTATGCTTCAAATATATCAGTAGGTATAGTAGTAGTAATACTAACGTTTTTCTCTTTGGTTCTTGGAGAGCTGCTGCCTAAAAGGCTTGGGCTTAACTATCCTGAAACCATTGCAAAAACAGTAGCACTGCCAATGAAGTACATTTCAATAATAACTGCCCCTTTTATTTGGCTGCTAACATCGTCTACCGATTTTCTGTTGAAAATTTTAAGGATACGCCCTACGGCAGATGGTAAAGTAACTGAAGAAGAGATCAAAGCTATTATTAAAGAAGGTACTGAAGGAGGAGAAGTTCAGGAAATTGAGCACGACATTATGGAGCGTGTATTTCATATTGGTGACCGTAAGGTAAACTCACTGATGACGCACAGAAAGTCGGTAGCTTATCTTTCTACAGATGCCAATAATGGAAAGATACGCGAAACCATGCTTGAAGAGCTGCATTCTATATATCCGGTAAGTGAAGGTTCAAGCCTTGACGACGTTATAGGTGTAGTGCTTCTAAAAGATATTTTTGCTAATTACGACAGGACCGATTTTAGCCTGAAAGAAATAGTAAAAGAACCAGTGTACCTTATCGAGCATACATCTGCTTATAAGGCACTTGAAATTTTTAAGAATACAAAAGTGCATTACGCTTTTGTTACAGATGAATATGGTGTGTTTCAGGGTATAATTACCCTTAACGATATTCTTGAAGCGCTTGTTGGCGATGCATCCGATTTTTATGAAGACGAGTTCAGGCTTGTCGCTAACGAAGACGGGACATGGCTGGTAGACGGACACTATCCGCTGCATGACTTCCTAACGTATTTTGATCTTGACGATCTTACTAACGAATATGAAGTAACAACGGTAAGCGGACTTGTAATGACAGAGCTTTCGTATATACCTAAACAGGGCGAAAAACTGGCATGGAACCTTTATGAACTTGAAGTCGTTAAAATGGATGGCGTTAAGATTGATAAAGTGATGGTCAGATCAATAAAAGAATAA
- a CDS encoding GTPase CgtA, whose amino-acid sequence MTEGNFVDYVKIYVSSGKGGKGSTHLHREKFIEKGGPDGGDGGRGGHVYLVGNKSLWTLFHLKFARHIKGTHGGDGGSARSTGADGEDKFIEVPLGTVVRDKETNEILFEITEDGEKKIIARGGKGGLGNWHFRSSTNQTPRYSQPGMPAEEKDILLELKVLADVGLVGFPNAGKSTLLSVLTSAKPKIADYPFTTLKPNLGIVAYRDFQSFVIADIPGIIEGAAEGKGLGHYFLRHIERNSTLLFLVPADADDIKNQYDILLDELRRYNPEMLDKDRLVVISKCDMLDDELKAEMKVHLDKEFNGIPYMFISSVAQQGLTELKDKLWQMLNTEVV is encoded by the coding sequence ATGACAGAAGGGAATTTTGTAGATTACGTAAAGATATATGTGTCTTCCGGAAAGGGAGGTAAGGGATCTACACACTTGCACAGGGAAAAATTTATTGAAAAAGGAGGTCCCGATGGTGGTGACGGAGGCCGTGGTGGTCACGTATACCTTGTTGGGAACAAAAGTTTGTGGACATTATTCCACCTGAAATTTGCAAGACATATTAAAGGGACTCACGGAGGTGACGGAGGAAGCGCACGTAGTACAGGAGCAGATGGTGAAGATAAATTTATCGAAGTACCACTGGGAACTGTTGTTCGCGATAAAGAAACGAATGAGATTCTTTTTGAAATAACAGAAGACGGAGAAAAAAAGATCATCGCCAGAGGTGGTAAAGGCGGACTTGGTAACTGGCATTTTAGAAGTTCTACAAACCAGACACCAAGGTATTCTCAGCCGGGTATGCCTGCTGAAGAAAAAGATATATTGTTAGAACTTAAGGTTCTTGCAGATGTTGGTCTCGTTGGTTTTCCTAATGCAGGTAAATCTACATTGCTTTCAGTTCTTACTTCGGCTAAACCAAAAATTGCAGATTATCCATTTACTACCCTTAAGCCAAACTTAGGAATCGTAGCCTACAGGGATTTTCAATCGTTTGTAATTGCAGATATTCCTGGAATTATTGAAGGTGCAGCAGAAGGTAAAGGTCTTGGCCATTACTTCTTAAGGCACATCGAACGTAATTCAACATTGTTGTTTTTAGTTCCTGCCGATGCAGATGATATTAAAAACCAGTACGATATTCTGTTGGATGAGTTGAGAAGGTATAATCCTGAAATGCTTGACAAAGACAGGCTTGTGGTTATATCTAAATGCGATATGCTTGACGATGAGCTTAAAGCTGAAATGAAGGTACACCTCGATAAAGAATTTAACGGTATTCCATATATGTTTATTTCGTCTGTTGCCCAACAGGGACTTACAGAACTTAAAGATAAACTTTGGCAGATGCTAAACACTGAAGTGGTGTAA
- a CDS encoding nucleotidyltransferase encodes MTIEYLKNNDLILFETISGSRSFGLDTPTSDTDIKGVFFMPKDKFFGFDYIPQISNDTNDIVYYEIGRFIELLTKNNPNILEILATPEDCILYKHPLMDELKIGNFLSKLCKDSFAGYAMTQIKKARGLKKKIVNPLPKGKKNLLDFCYILNGYDSILLATWLETYNRTQEQCGLINIPHSKGMYALFYDRENVLGYKGITSKDTANQVSVSSVPKTEQPLAYMYFNQEAYSSYCKEYMEYWSWIEKRNEERYNTNKQHGKNYDSKNMMHTIRLLQSAEQILRDGKLSIRVTNREELLGIKSGNMEYDYLLNMADNLLASIDRLYFDTILPPAPDNEKAEAILISMRKSLYIDTN; translated from the coding sequence ATGACTATAGAATATCTAAAAAATAACGACCTTATCCTGTTCGAAACAATATCCGGAAGCAGGTCCTTCGGACTGGACACACCAACATCCGACACCGATATTAAAGGTGTGTTCTTTATGCCAAAAGATAAATTTTTCGGCTTCGATTATATTCCACAAATAAGTAATGACACCAATGATATTGTTTATTACGAAATAGGAAGGTTTATTGAGTTGCTAACTAAGAACAATCCAAATATTCTTGAAATACTTGCCACACCTGAAGACTGTATTCTTTACAAACACCCGCTGATGGATGAATTAAAGATTGGAAATTTTCTTTCTAAACTCTGTAAAGACAGTTTTGCCGGTTACGCAATGACACAGATAAAAAAAGCAAGAGGATTAAAAAAGAAAATCGTTAACCCTTTACCAAAGGGAAAGAAAAATCTTTTAGACTTCTGTTACATCTTAAATGGATACGATAGTATTCTCCTCGCCACATGGCTGGAAACCTACAATAGAACACAGGAGCAGTGCGGACTGATAAATATTCCTCACTCGAAAGGTATGTATGCTCTATTCTACGATAGAGAAAATGTACTTGGATATAAAGGCATAACCTCCAAAGATACAGCTAACCAGGTTTCGGTTTCATCAGTTCCTAAAACCGAGCAGCCTTTAGCTTATATGTACTTTAACCAGGAGGCTTACTCAAGCTACTGCAAAGAATATATGGAGTACTGGAGCTGGATTGAAAAACGGAACGAAGAACGTTACAACACAAACAAACAGCATGGCAAAAATTATGATTCTAAAAACATGATGCATACCATCCGCCTGCTTCAATCTGCCGAACAAATACTCCGCGACGGTAAGCTAAGCATACGTGTTACCAACCGGGAAGAACTACTCGGCATCAAATCGGGCAATATGGAATACGACTATTTGCTAAACATGGCTGATAATCTTCTGGCATCTATTGACAGACTGTACTTTGACACCATACTTCCTCCAGCACCTGATAACGAAAAGGCTGAGGCAATATTGATTTCAATGCGAAAATCGTTATACATAGACACAAACTAA
- a CDS encoding nucleotidyltransferase translates to MQQLIFDKLKSVETEKNIVVLHAVESGSRAWGFASPDSDYDIRFIYKNNPEWYLSLWEKPDVIEFMTDEDLDGSGWDLAKALKLLAKSNAPLIEWLYSPVCYYTNDSFLKQMQSFADDCFSPIATLHHYLGTTKNFMEVCEADQIKLKSYFYALRTALAGKWIIENNSFPPVAFAELLPIVPTNVQDKILELQEIKSGKDEKYLHPKEEVITKFLQDTILYNQEKASGLPSGKKINKTLDDFFRAEIKR, encoded by the coding sequence ATGCAACAACTTATATTTGATAAACTAAAATCTGTAGAAACAGAAAAAAATATAGTCGTTCTTCATGCAGTAGAATCAGGAAGCCGCGCATGGGGATTTGCTTCTCCCGATAGCGATTACGACATTAGGTTTATTTACAAAAACAATCCGGAATGGTACCTATCGCTTTGGGAAAAACCGGACGTTATAGAATTTATGACAGACGAAGATCTCGACGGATCGGGTTGGGATTTAGCTAAAGCTTTAAAGCTACTTGCAAAATCTAATGCTCCGCTTATAGAATGGTTATATTCACCGGTGTGCTATTATACAAATGATTCTTTTTTAAAACAGATGCAATCTTTTGCTGACGACTGTTTCTCGCCAATAGCGACACTACATCATTACCTTGGAACTACTAAAAATTTCATGGAAGTATGTGAAGCAGATCAAATAAAGCTTAAAAGCTATTTTTACGCATTACGCACAGCACTCGCAGGAAAATGGATTATAGAAAACAATTCATTTCCGCCTGTTGCCTTCGCCGAACTGTTACCCATAGTACCAACAAATGTACAGGATAAAATACTCGAACTTCAGGAGATAAAATCCGGAAAAGACGAAAAATACCTGCATCCTAAAGAAGAAGTAATTACGAAATTTTTACAGGACACAATTCTTTACAATCAGGAAAAAGCATCCGGTCTGCCTTCAGGCAAAAAGATAAACAAAACCCTGGATGATTTCTTCAGAGCTGAGATCAAACGATAA
- a CDS encoding peptidase S46: protein MKKLILFLTMSLMVLPVRADEGMWFLMFIERLNHRDMQKMGLQLTSEEIYSINNHSLKDAIVQFNGGCTAEIISKDGLVLTNHHCGYDAIAELSTPEANWLKNGFWAANRQGELKPKSLSVRFFVRMDDVSKRILGKVTPNMTEAEREKAIQQESAAIEKENNEGGKYTVSVRPFFQGNEYYYFVYQDYTDVRLVGTPPESIGKFGGDTDNWEWPRHTGDFSMFRVYGDANGNPAEYSTNNVPLKPKHYLPVSLKGVQENDFAMILGYPGRTNRWMPAGGIEQNVKYAYPAWVEASKLGMDKMKVHMDKDAKVRLNYASQYAQVANYWKNRQGMIDALTKHKTAATKAKAEADFNKWANKSENKAKYGDVIATINNFYAKTNEKARHDNYLTGLLRTSAFAANPYSIGRGLEQYTSANAEGRKAMDADLKAYIDEVYGTLYIPLEKDVLAAQLKLYSTKSTGYEVAPLVAKIGKENNNDFTAYVNNAFDKSIFASKEKLDAYMANPNAEVLKNDPLYLLSSDLLTKYRAKTEEQQKLDADYSKSFRLLVEGMRQANPSVKYYPDANSTLRLTYGKVRSLPSDKRNDAKKNYYTTMQGEVAKYKPNDEEFDLPKRLLELYEKKDFGQYADKAGYMPVNFLTDNDITGGNSGSPVINGKGELIGLAFDGNIEAMAGDVIFDKDLQRTINVDIRYVLWVIDKYAGAKHIVDEMTIVK, encoded by the coding sequence ATGAAAAAATTAATTTTATTCCTTACCATGTCGCTTATGGTTCTTCCTGTAAGGGCAGACGAAGGAATGTGGTTCCTGATGTTCATTGAGCGCCTTAACCATAGGGATATGCAAAAAATGGGCTTACAGCTTACATCTGAAGAGATTTACAGCATTAACAACCACAGCTTAAAAGATGCTATCGTTCAGTTTAACGGTGGATGTACTGCAGAGATCATCTCTAAAGACGGTCTGGTGTTAACTAACCACCACTGTGGTTACGATGCAATCGCTGAACTTTCTACGCCGGAAGCTAACTGGCTTAAAAATGGTTTTTGGGCTGCCAACCGTCAGGGTGAGCTAAAACCTAAAAGTCTGTCTGTGCGTTTCTTCGTAAGAATGGACGACGTGTCTAAGAGGATACTTGGGAAGGTAACTCCTAATATGACAGAAGCAGAAAGAGAAAAAGCAATACAACAGGAAAGTGCTGCTATTGAAAAAGAAAATAATGAAGGCGGGAAATATACAGTATCTGTACGTCCGTTCTTCCAGGGTAACGAATATTACTATTTCGTTTATCAGGATTATACAGACGTTCGTTTAGTAGGTACGCCTCCTGAAAGCATCGGTAAATTTGGTGGAGATACAGACAACTGGGAATGGCCGCGCCACACAGGAGATTTCTCAATGTTCCGTGTATACGGCGACGCTAACGGAAACCCTGCGGAATATTCTACAAACAACGTTCCTTTAAAACCTAAGCATTACCTTCCGGTAAGTCTTAAAGGTGTTCAGGAGAACGATTTTGCTATGATCTTAGGATACCCTGGACGTACTAACCGCTGGATGCCGGCAGGTGGTATAGAACAAAATGTTAAGTATGCTTACCCTGCATGGGTTGAGGCTTCTAAACTGGGTATGGATAAAATGAAAGTGCATATGGATAAAGATGCTAAAGTGCGTCTTAACTATGCTTCTCAATATGCTCAGGTTGCCAACTACTGGAAAAACCGTCAGGGTATGATTGATGCACTTACAAAGCACAAAACTGCGGCTACTAAAGCTAAAGCAGAAGCTGACTTCAACAAATGGGCTAATAAGTCTGAAAACAAGGCCAAATACGGAGATGTTATTGCTACAATAAATAACTTCTACGCTAAAACAAACGAAAAAGCACGTCATGACAACTACCTTACAGGTTTGCTTAGAACAAGTGCTTTCGCTGCAAACCCTTACAGCATAGGCCGTGGCCTTGAGCAATATACAAGTGCTAATGCCGAAGGCAGAAAAGCAATGGATGCCGATCTTAAAGCGTATATTGATGAAGTATATGGTACACTTTACATACCATTAGAAAAAGACGTTCTTGCTGCACAGCTTAAATTGTATTCTACAAAATCTACGGGTTATGAAGTAGCTCCGCTTGTAGCGAAAATTGGTAAAGAAAATAATAACGATTTTACAGCTTACGTTAACAACGCATTTGACAAGAGTATCTTCGCGTCTAAAGAAAAACTTGATGCATATATGGCTAACCCTAATGCAGAAGTACTTAAAAATGATCCTCTTTATCTTCTTTCTTCTGACCTGCTTACTAAATACAGAGCTAAAACTGAAGAGCAGCAGAAACTGGATGCCGATTATTCTAAATCATTCCGTCTGCTTGTAGAAGGTATGAGACAGGCTAATCCGTCGGTTAAATACTACCCGGATGCTAACAGTACGCTACGTTTAACGTATGGTAAAGTAAGATCGCTTCCTTCTGATAAGAGAAACGATGCTAAGAAAAACTACTACACTACTATGCAGGGTGAGGTAGCTAAGTACAAACCAAACGACGAAGAGTTTGATCTTCCGAAAAGATTACTTGAGCTTTACGAGAAAAAAGACTTCGGTCAGTATGCTGATAAAGCAGGGTATATGCCGGTAAACTTCCTTACTGATAATGATATTACAGGTGGTAACTCTGGTTCTCCGGTAATAAATGGTAAAGGCGAGCTTATAGGTCTTGCTTTTGATGGTAACATCGAAGCTATGGCTGGTGACGTTATTTTTGATAAAGACCTGCAAAGAACTATTAACGTTGATATTCGTTACGTTCTTTGGGTTATAGACAAGTATGCAGGTGCAAAACACATTGTAGACGAAATGACTATCGTGAAATAA